One region of Glycine max cultivar Williams 82 chromosome 9, Glycine_max_v4.0, whole genome shotgun sequence genomic DNA includes:
- the LOC100819233 gene encoding pentatricopeptide repeat-containing protein At4g16390, chloroplastic: MASCICASHSSLFHDRHYVSTSISSSFSLRNFKFPNAASSHKSLSLHSKASQALHQDAASHDPDANSLSLSKTRIWVNPNSPRAKHLQPKSPSARYSYLARLTESLNSCTPSAQHVSTILKGLRDNVSERDAVFILDKMTNPETAPFVLGHFRDKIKPSTDKEVILYNATLKAFRKSRDFEGAEKLFDEMLQRGVKPDNITFSTLINSARMCALPDKAVEWFKKMPSFGCEPDAMTCSAMVSAYAQTNNVDMALSLYGRAKAEKWSLDASTFSTLIKMYGVLGNYVECLRIFGEMKVLGVKPTVVTYNTLLGSLFRSKKSWQAKNVYKEMISNGVSPDFITYATLLRIYAGAQYREDALSVYKEMKGNGMDMTVDLYNRLLDMCADVGCIEEAVEIFEDMKSSGTCQPDSLTFSSLITVYSCNGKVSEAEGMLNEMIQSGFQPTIYVLTSLVQCYGRAKQTDDVVKIFKQLLDLGIVPDVYFCCCLLNVMTQTPKEEFGKLTDCIEKANTRLGSVVRYLVEGQEGDGDFRKEASELLNSIDFKVKKPLCNCLIDLCVSLNAPNRARDVLDLGLMLEIYKNIQSRSETQWSLHLKKLSVGAAITALHVWINDLSKALESWEDLPPLLGVNTGQGKHKYSDKGLASVFESHLRELNAPFHQAPDKAGWFLVTKEAAKSWLESRGSAETIDDLNSQVSGASTVALQYQ; the protein is encoded by the coding sequence ATGGCTTCGTGCATTTGCGCTTCCCACTCTTCTCTTTTCCACGATCGCCATTATGTTTCCACCTCAatctcttcttcattttctctgcGCAATTTCAAATTCCCAAACGCCGCTTCCTCCCACAAATCCCTCTCGCTTCACTCCAAAGCCTCTCAGGCGCTGCATCAAGACGCTGCTTCTCACGACCCAGATGCaaattctttatctttatcCAAAACCCGCATCTGGGTCAATCCCAACAGCCCCCGAGCCAAACACCTCCAACCGAAATCGCCCAGCGCCAGGTACAGCTACCTCGCCAGACTCACCGAGTCGTTGAACTCGTGCACCCCCAGCGCGCAACACGTGTCCACGATCCTCAAGGGTCTCCGTGACAACGTTTCAGAGCGCGACGCTGTGTTCATTCTCGATAAGATGACGAACCCCGAAACCGCACCCTTTGTTCTCGGTCACTTCCGGGACAAGATTAAACCCTCCACAGACAAAGAGGTGATTCTCTACAATGCTACTCTTAAGGCGTTTAGGAAGTCCAGGGATTTTGAAGGTGCAGAGAAGCTGTTCGATGAAATGCTTCAGAGAGGGGTCAAACCTGATAACATTACATTTTCGACTTTGATAAACTCTGCTAGGATGTGTGCCTTGCCCGATAAGGCCGTGGAGTGGTTTAAGAAGATGCCGAGCTTCGGGTGTGAACCTGACGCCATGACGTGCTCGGCTATGGTGTCTGCTTATGCGCAAACTAATAATGTTGATATGGCTTTGAGCTTGTATGGTCGTGCAAAGGCTGAGAAGTGGAGCCTTGATGCGTCAACATTCTCGACGTTGATTAAGATGTATGGCGTGTTAGGGAACTATGTTGAATGCTTGAGAATTTTCGGAGAAATGAAGGTTCTCGGTGTGAAGCCTACTGTGGTGACGTATAACACTCTGCTGGGTAGCTTGTTCAGATCTAAGAAGTCTTGGCAGGCCAAGAATGTATATAAAGAGATGATAAGTAATGGGGTTTCACCGGATTTTATAACCTATGCTACTCTTTTGCGAATCTATGCTGGAGCACAATATAGGGAAGATGCTCTCAGTGTTTATAAGGAAATGAAGGGGAATGGAATGGATATGACTGTGGATCTTTATAACAGGCTATTAGATATGTGTGCTGATGTTGGTTGCATAGAGGAAGCTGTTGAAATTTTTGAAGACATGAAAAGTTCTGGGACTTGTCAGCCTGACAGCTTGACATTTTCATCCTTAATTACTGTATATTCCTGCAATGGGAAGGTTTCAGAAGCAGAAGGAATGTTGAATGAAATGATCCAATCTGGATTTCAGCCAACTATTTATGTTCTGACATCACTTGTCCAGTGCTATGGGAGAGCTAAGCAAACTGATGATGTTGTGAAGATTTTTAAGCAACTCTTGGATTTGGGCATTGTTCCAGATGTTTACTTCTGCTGTTGTCTTCTGAATGTTATGACTCAAACACCAAAAGAAGAGTTTGGTAAGCTAACAGACTGCATTGAGAAGGCTAATACAAGGCTTGGTTCTGTGGTAAGATATTTGGTGGAAGGGCAGGAGGGTGATGGAGATTTTAGAAAGGAAGCATCAGAACTTCTTAATTCAATTGATTTTAAGGTAAAAAAGCCGTTATGCAATTGTCTAATTGATCTTTGTGTCAGCCTGAATGCGCCGAACAGAGCACGTGACGTTCTGGACCTTGGACTGATGCTTgagatatataaaaatatacaatcCAGATCTGAAACCCAGTGGTCTTTGCATTTGAAGAAACTCTCAGTTGGAGCTGCTATAACCGCATTACATGTTTGGATAAATGACTTGTCTAAGGCATTGGAATCATGGGAAGACCTTCCACCACTGCTTGGAGTTAATACTGGACAGGGAAAACACAAGTATTCAGACAAAGGTTTGGCTAGTGTATTTGAATCACATTTGAGGGAACTCAATGCTCCGTTCCATCAGGCTCCAGATAAGGCTGGCTGGTTTTTGGTTACAAAGGAGGCGGCCAAATCATGGCTGGAGTCTAGGGGTTCAGCTGAAACAATTGATGATTTGAACTCTCAGGTTTCAGGTGCTTCAACAGTGGCGCTTCAGTATCAATAG
- the LOC100818701 gene encoding pentatricopeptide repeat-containing protein At4g16390, chloroplastic — protein MAQPYPLCSSRSASSFSSHYRIPFFTIIPSHSKTLLHAPRFSFQPFNTLQDAAKLDDPDAKSPSLSKKSFWVNPRSPRAKQLQQNSPHARSSSLTKLAKSLDSCNPTEEHVSEILNVLGNNVAERDAVFILNTMANPNTALLALKYFQQKISPGKHVVLYNVTLKVLREVKDFEGSEKLFDEMLQRGVEPNLITFSTIISSASVCSLPDKAMEWFEKMPSFGVEPDASVASFMIHAYAHSGNADMALKLYGRAKAEKWRVDTAAFSALIKMCGMLENFDGCLSVYNDMKVLGAKPNMVTYNALLYAMGRAKRALDAKAIYEEMISNGFSPNWPTHAALLQAYCKARFPEDALGVYNEMKKKGMDVNLFLYNLLFDMCADVGCMDEAVEIFENMKRSGTCQPDNFTYSCLINMYSSHLKLIESLESSNPWEQQVSAILKGLGDDVSEGDIIFILNRMVDRNTASFVLRYFQNMINFTRDKEVILYNVVMNLFRKSRDFQGAEKLFDEMLQRGVKPDNITFSTLVNCASVSGLPNKAVVLFEKMSHFGCEPDGVTCSAMVYAYARTNNVDKAVNLYDRAKAEKWSLDAVTFSTLIKMYSMAGKYDKCLEVYQEMKVVGVKPNVVTYNTLLGALLRSKKHRQAKAIYKEMKSNGVSPDFITYASLLEVYTRAQCSEEALGVYKEMKGNGMDITADLYNKLLAMCADVGYTDRASEIFYEMKSSGTCQPDSWTFSSMITMYSRSGKVSEAEGMLNEMIQSGFQPTIFVMTSLICCYGKAKRTDDVVKIFKQLLDLGIVPNDHFCCSLLNVLTQTPKEELGKLTDCIEKANTKLGTVVRYLMEELEGDEAFRKEALELLNSIDAEVKKPLCNCLIDLCVKLNVPERARDLLDLGLMLEIYTNIQFKSQTQWSLHLKELSVGAAMTALHVWINDLSKALESGEDLPPLLGINTGQGKHKYSDKGLASVFESHLKELNAPFHESKAGWFLVTKAAAKSWLESRDSTESIAGLNSLVLGVPTMVL, from the coding sequence ATGGCTCAGCCTTACCCTCTTTGCTCTTCCCGTTCAGCTTCTTCCTTCTCATCCCATTATCGCATACCCTTCTTCACCATCATCCCTTCTCATTCCAAAACCCTTCTCCACGCCCCACGCTTCTCCTTCCAACCCTTCAACACTCTCCAAGACGCCGCAAAACTCGACGACCCAGATGCAAAGTCTCCATCTTTATCCAAAAAATCCTTCTGGGTCAATCCCAGAAGCCCCAGAGCCAAACAGCTTCAGCAGAATTCCCCTCATGCCAGGTCATCATCTCTCACCAAGCTCGCCAAGTCACTGGACTCGTGCAACCCCACCGAGGAACACGTCTCTGAAATCCTCAACGTTTTGGGGAACAATGTTGCAGAACGCGACGCTGTGTTTATTCTCAATACGATGGCTAATCCCAACACTGCACTTCTCGCCCTTAAGTACTTCCAGCAAAAGATTAGCCCCGGTAAGCACGTTGTTCTTTACAACGTTACCCTGAAGGTGTTGAGGGAGGTAAAGGATTTTGAAGGTTCAGAGAAGCTGTTTGATGAAATGCTTCAAAGAGGGGTCGAGCCAAATCTCATTACGTTTTCAACTATAATTAGCTCTGCTTCCGTGTGTTCCTTGCCAGATAAGGCTATGGAGTGGTTTGAGAAAATGCCCTCCTTCGGGGTTGAACCTGATGCGAGTGTAGCCTCCTTTATGATTCATGCTTATGCGCATAGTGGGAATGCTGACATGGCTTTGAAACTGTATGGTCGTGCAAAAGCGGAGAAATGGCGGGTTGATACTGCGGCGTTCTCTGCATTGATTAAGATGTGTGGGATGTTGGAGAATTTTGATGGGTGTCTAAGTGTTTACAATGATATGAAGGTTCTTGGTGCGAAGCCTAACATGGTAACTTATAACGCTCTGTTGTATGCCATGGGGAGAGCTAAGAGGGCCTTGGATGCCAAGGCTATATATGAGGAGATGATAAGTAATGGATTTTCACCCAATTGGCCTACCCATGCAGCTCTTTTACAAGCCTATTGCAAAGCACGATTTCCTGAGGATGCGCTGGGAGTTTATaatgaaatgaagaaaaaggGAATGGatgtgaatttatttttatataacttgcTTTTTGACATGTGTGCTGATGTTGGTTGCATGGATGAAGCTGTTGAAATCTTTGAAAACATGAAACGTTCGGGGACTTGCCAGCCAGACAATTTCACTTACTCATGCTTGATCAATATGTACAGTTCTCATCTCAAACTCATCGAGTCTTTGGAGTCGAGCAATCCATGGGAGCAACAGGTCTCTGCAATTTTAAAGGGTCTGGGGGACGATGTTTCAGAAGgagatattatatttattctcaATAGGATGGTGGATCGCAACACTGCATCCTTTGTTCTTAGATACTTTCAGAACATGATTAATTTCACTAGAGATAAAGAGGTGATTCTTTACAATGTGGTCATGAATTTGTTTAGGAAGTCTAGGGATTTTCAAGGAGCAGAGAAGTTGTTTGATGAAATGCTTCAAAGAGGAGTAAAACCTGACAACATTACATTTTCAACTTTGGTTAACTGTGCTAGCGTGTCTGGTTTGCCTAATAAGGCTGTGgtgttatttgaaaagatgtCTCACTTTGGGTGTGAACCTGATGGTGTCACATGCTCAGCCATGGTATATGCTTATGCACGTACTAATAATGTTGACAAGGCTGTGAACCTATATGATCGTGCAAAAGCTGAGAAATGGAGCCTTGATGCAGTAACATTCTCAACATTGATTAAGATGTATAGCATGGCAGGAAAGTATGATAAATGCTTAGAAGTCTACCAAGAAATGAAGGTTGTTGGTGTGAAGCCTAATGTGGTGACATATAACACTCTGTTGGGTGCCTTGTTGAGATCTAAGAAGCACCGACAGGCCAAAGCTATATATAAAGAGATGAAAAGTAATGGAGTTTCACCAGATTTTATAACATATGCATCACTTTTGGAAGTTTATACTAGAGCACAATGTAGTGAAGAGGCTCTTGGTGTTTATAAGGAAATGAAGGGGAATGGAATGGATATAACTGCAGATCTTTATAACAAGCTTTTAGCTATGTGTGCTGATGTTGGCTACACAGATAGAGCATctgaaattttttatgaaatgaaaaGTTCTGGGACTTGCCAGCCTGACAGTTGGACATTTTCATCCATGATTACCATGTATTCCCGCAGTGGTAAAGTTTCAGAGGCAGAAGGGATGTTGAATGAAATGATCCAATCTGGATTTCAACCTACTATTTTTGTTATGACATCACTCATCTGCTGCTATGGAAAAGCAAAGCGAACTGATGATGTTGTGAAGATATTTAAACAGCTCCTGGATTTGGGCATTGTTCCAAATGATCACTTCTGCTGTTCTCTTCTAAATGTTCTGACTCAAACACCAAAAGAAGAGCTTGGTAAGCTAACAGATTGCATTGAGAAGGCTAATACAAAGCTTGGGACTGTGGTAAGATATTTGATGGAAGAGCTGGAGGGTGATGAAGCCTTTAGAAAGGAAGCATTAGaacttttaaattcaattgATGCTGAAGTAAAGAAGCCTTTATGCAATTGTCTAATTGATCTTTGTGTCAAGCTGAATGTGCCTGAAAGAGCACGTGACCTTCTGGATTTAGGACTCATGCTTGAGATATATACAAATATCCAGTTCAAATCCCAAACTCAGTGGTCTTTGCATCTGAAAGAACTCTCAGTTGGAGCTGCCATGACTGCATTACATGTTTGGATTAATGACTTGTCTAAGGCATTGGAATCAGGGGAGGACCTTCCTCCACTACTTGGAATTAATACTGGGCAAGGAAAACACAAGTATTCAGACAAAGGCTTGGCTAGTGTATTTGAATCACATTTGAAGGAACTCAATGCTCCATTTCATGAGTCTAAGGCTGGCTGGTTTTTGGTTACAAAGGCTGCAGCCAAATCATGGCTGGAGTCTAGGGATTCAACCGAATCAATTGCTGGTTTGAACTCTCTGGTTTTAGGTGTTCCAACAATGGTCCTTTAG